GCAGGAGGATCTGTCGTACTGGCCGGCGCACGTGCGGCTCGGCATGGTGGCGCTCACCGCGCAGGACACGGCGGCGGCGCTGAGCGAGCTGACGCTCGCGTCGCAGATCGCGCCCGACGAGGCGTACGTGCACGCGCTCGTCGGCGCGGCGATGGTGATGATCCGCGGCAAGGCCGACGACGCGCTCACGGAGCTGAAGACGGCGGCGGAGCTCGAGCCGTACTACGCGCTGCCGCACGTGACGATCGGCCGCATCTACGAGGCGGCGAGCTTCACCGACGAGGCGCTCGCCGCGTACCGCGCGTTCCTCGCGCGCGCGAGCCGTCACGACGCGCAGCGCGAGTTCGTGGAGCAGCGCGTGGCGGCGCTCACCGCGGCGGCGAAGCCGTGAGGCGCGCCGCGCTCATCGCCGCCGGCCTGCTGGTCGGCGCGCCGCTCGCCGCGCAGGCGACGGCGGGCGGTCCCGTGCGCGCGCGGTCGGCGTACGAGGACCTGCAGATGTTCTCGCAGGTGCTGAACCAGATCCGCGTGAACCACCCCGACTCGCTCGACACGCACGAGCTGCTCGTCGCGGCGATCGAGGGGATGGTGCGCGCCGCCGACCCGCACTCGTTCGTGATTCCCGCGGTGCGGCTCGTGCCGGGCAAGGAGGAGCAGCTGCGCGCGGGCAAGCTCGTGCCGGTGCCGGTGGACTTCACGTTCGTCGGCGGCGCGCCGGTCGTGGCGAGCGTCGCCGCCGGCACCGCGGCGAGCCGCCTCGACATCCTCCCGGGCGACGAGCTCGTGTCGATCGACGGCCAGCACGTGCTCGCCGAGAGCAGCGAGGAGCTGGCGATCGCGCTCGCCGGCGCGAAGGAGAGCGAGGTGGCGTTAGGCATCGAGCGGCGGCGACAGGATGGCTCGCTCGTGCGGCTCGAGCGTCGCGTGCGCCGGGAGCGAAGCGGCGAGGCGACCGCCGTGCCGGTCGCGGTGCTGCTCGACTCGACCACCGGCTACGTGCGCGTGACGACGTTCATGAACGAGCGGGTGGCGGAGGATCTGCACGATGCGCTCGGCCGGCTCGAGAAGCAGGGGATGACGCGACTCGTGCTCGACCTGCGGGACAACGGCGGCGGCAGCGTGGCCGAAGCCGCGCACGTCGCCGGCGAGTTCCTGCCTAACGGCGCGATCGTCTACACGGCGGAGGGGCGCAAGGCGGAGACCACCGACACCGGACGCGTGTCGCGCTCGTTTTGGCGGAGCGAGCGGCGCTATCCGATCGTCGTCATGGTGAACGGCGGCACGGCGAGCGCGTCGGAGCTCGTCGCCGGCGCGCTGCAGGACCACGACCGCGCGCTCGTCGTCGGGCGGCCGAGCTTCGGCAAGTCGCTGCTCATGCGCGGCTTCCCGCTGTCCGACGGATCGATCATCGAGCTCGTGGTGGGCCGCGTGCGCACGCCGTGCGGGCGCGTGGTGCAGCGCGAGTATCGTACGATCTCGCGCCACGAGTACTACCGGCTGGCGAGCGCGGACCGCGACACGGCGGGGCGCCCGTCGTGCCGGACGGACGCGGGGCGCGTGGTGTACGGCGGCGGCGGCGTGTATCCCGACGTGCCGCTCGACCCGGCGCCCGACGTACCGGCGTGGGCCACGCGCGTGGCCGAGCAGTCGCTCGTGCTGGCGTGGGTCGGCGGGTACGTGGAGGCGCACGCGACCGCGCTCGCGTCGCTCGACGCGTTCCTGCACGTCACCCCCTCGCTGCCGGCCGAGGCGATCGCCGACTTCCGCGCGTTCGCCGCGAAGCAGGGGGTGGCGATCCCCACCGACACCGCGGCCGACGCGCGGCTGCAGCGCGCGCTCGTGCGCGCGGTGGCGGCGGCGAGATGGGGCGAGGCGGGCTGGTATCGCGCCGACGCGCAGCTCGACCCGCAGATCGGCGCGGCGGTGCGCGCGTTCGGACAGGCGGCGGCGCTGGCGCGATAGGCGCCGGGCCGATGGGCGTGGCCCGGTAGTCGCGGTGCGGGTGGGGTCCGACCTCACCCGCGCCGACATGCCCTCCGACATTCCCCTCACCGACGGCCTCGCCCCCGACGACGCGTCGGGCCTCACCGACGACGAGCTGCGCGCGCTCCTCGCGCGGGCGAAGGCGGCGGGCGACGAGCCGCTGCGCCGCCTCGTGGCGAGCTTCGTCACGCTGCGCCGCCTCACCGCCGAGGCGCTCACGCTCGTCGAGACGCAGTACGGTGCCGCGGCCGTGGCGCGCGTGCCGGCGCTGTCGCACCTGAAGCGGCTGGTGCGGCGGGAGCGTTAGGCGTCACGCGCGGGATCGCAGTTACCAGGGGGGGCTCCCCCCCCTTCGCCCAAGGTGCTACGCGCCGAGCGCGCCGCGGTACCAATCCGACGCGCGACAGGCCCGAGCGCACGCGTCGCGCGTCACGCTTCGGGCGCTCCGGGGCACGCTCCTCGCTTCAGGCGCGCCGCATGCCCGTCACCTCCCAGGCCTCCGCGGCCGCCGCCCCGTGGGTCGAGCGCCTGGCGCGCGTCGGCTATGCCGCGAAGGCGGTGCTCTACGCCACCGTCGGCCTGCTCGCGGCCCGCGCCGCGCTCGGCGACGGCGGCCGCACCACCGACCAGCGCGGCGCGATGGCGGCCGTCGTCGCGGCGCCGTTCGGTCGCGCGCTGCTCGCCGTCATCGCGCTCGGCCTGCTCGGTCACGCGATCTGGCGCGTGATCGAGGCGATCGCGGACCCGGAGGGGCACGGCAGCGACGCGAAGGGGATCGCGGTCCGCGCGAGCTTCGTCGCGCGCGCGGTGGTGCACGGTGCGCTCGCGGTGAGCGCGGCGCGCATCGCGCTCCGCAACGGCGGCTCGTCGGACGGCGGCGGCGGCAAGGCTGAAGGATGGACGGCGCGCGCGCTCGACCTTCCCGCTGGCGAGGCGCTCGTGTGGGCCGCCGCCGCGGCGCTCATCGGATACGGCGCGTGGCAGATCTGGCGCGCCGCCGCCGCGAAGCTGAGCAAGCAGCTCGACCTCGGCCGCATGTCCGCGGAGGCCGGACGGTGGGTGATCGGCGTGAGCCGCGTGGGGATCGCGGCGCGCGGGATCGTGTTCGGCGCCATCGGCCTGCTGCTCACGCGTGCGGCGTTGCACCACTCGCCCGGCGAGGCGGGCGGCATCGGCGACGCGCTCCGTGAGGTCGCGCGGCTCGGCCGCCTTCCGCTCGCCGCGATCGCGTTGGGCCTTGTGGCGTACGGGGTGTACGAGCTGCTGAACGCGCGGTACCGGAGGATTCGGGCGCGTTAGGCGCTGTTCGTATCGAACCGCAGAGGACGCAGAGGGCCGCAGAGGACTGCACTCGTCTTGGCAGTCCTCTGCGGCCCTCTGCGTCCTCTGCGGTTCAATTCACGGCACGCGCGCGAACGTCACGACGTCGCCCGGGGACGTGAGCCGCAGGCGCGCGACGCGGCCGGCGTCGCGCTCGAACGCGATGCGGAGCGCGCCCTGCGCGAACGTCGAATCGGACAGCGGCACGAGCGGCTCCGGCAGCGCGCCGGGGCGGGGGCTCCACAGCAGGCGGCCGGCGTCGAGCGTCACGATACGGCCGCTCGCGTACGTGCCGGCGTACGACGCGAGCAGCTCCGGCGACACCGCACGCGGCTCGGACTGCGCGAGCACGGCCTCGCGCAGCAGCGCGAGCAGCTGCTTGCGCGGCGGCGCCGGCTCGCGCTCGGCGATCGCCGCGAGCGCCATCGCGTGCGCGACGTCGAGCGCGCGCGTCGCATCGACCGCGACGTCGGGCTGCACGCCGACGCGCTCCCACTCCTTGCCCGTGCGCGGGTCCTGCACGCGCGAGAACGAGATCGACGCGCCGAAGCCGTGGCCGACGTCGAGCTGCGCGTTGTTGCGCCCCGCGCCCGCCGTCACGGCGCCGACCAGCTTCGCGCGGCCGAGGTTCTTCGCCACGAACGCGAAGTCCTCGCCGGCCGATGCGGTGACACCGCTCGTCAGCACGAACAGCGGCACGTCCGGCCGCCGCGGACCGGGGACGCGCGCGAGCGTGTAGCGCGTGAACGCTTCCTGCCCCGAGCGGTTCGAGACGCGCAGCGACGCGACGGTGTCGGCGGTCGTGAAGTGGCTCAGGAGCATGTTCACCGACTCCGCGCTGCCGCCGCCGTTGCGGCGCAGGTCGATGATCATCGCGTCGGTGCCGTCGAGGTAGCGCAGCGCGTTCACGATCGCGTCGTCGACGCCGGGCCCGGACGCGAAGCCGCGCACGTCCATGTAGCCGACGTTGCCGGGCAGCACGTCGAGCCGGCCGAGCGCCCAGTGCGCGCGGCGCGCGCTCTCGATCGCGGCCGGCGACGGCTCGCGTCCACCACCGCCCGCGCGCGCGAGCATGCGAATCCCCTCGGGCCCGGGCCGCATGCCGGGATCGTCGGGCGCGTAGCGCACGTACAGGTGCCGATCGCCGTTGACCACCTGCAGCTCGCGCGTGAGCACGTCGGCGAAGCGCAGCGCATTCGTCAGCGTGTCGAACGCGCCCGCCTTCGCGCGCCGCTCGAGGTGCTCGGCGATGAGCCGGCCCGTGTCGGCGTCGGCGTAGTAGCGGCGCAGGCGGTCGCCGATGGAGTCGACGACGTCGCGGCGCGTCGGCGCATCGACGGTCGGCGCGGCGGCCATGGGCGCCTGGGCGCGGGCGGCCGGCGCGATCGCCACGGCCAGGAGGAGGCGCAGTCGGATGGAGCGGTGCATCGGGCGGGGGGTGGGGGTCCGGCGCGGCCGCGGCGCGGCCGCCTCCTCGTTAGGACGCGACCGACCCCGGAATGGTTTCCGCTGGCGCGAAAAAGGTATACCTTATTGGTATCCCTTTCCGCCACCCACCGATGCCCACCACCGCCACCGCGACGCTCTCCGCGCCCGACAGCGACGCCGCCCACGCGGATGCGTACCGGCGGCTGCGCGCGCTCATCGTGCGCGGTCGGCTCGCCCCGGCGGCCCGCGTGTCGGAGGCCGAGCTGGCGGGGCGCTTCGGCATCAGCCGCACGCCGGCGCGCGCCGCGATGCACCGGCTGCTGGCCGAGGGGCTGCTGTCGCGCGCGGGAGGCGGCGCGCGGCCGCGCGTCGCGGTGCCGCCGGTGAGCGCGTCCGACGCGCTCGAGCTGTATCGCGCGGCGGGCGCGCTCGAGGGCATCGCCGCGCGCAACGTCGCGACCCTCGCCCCCGCCGCGCGCCGCGCGCTCGCCGCCGAGCTGCGGCGCCGCGAGCGCGCGTTCCGCGAGGCGACGCGTCGACGCCCGCTCGACTACGACCTACTGTTCGAGTGCCACGACGCGGTGCACGACGCGCTGCTCGACGCGTGCGCGGGTCCGGCGACGCGCGCGCTGCTCGACACCGTGCGGCCGCGCCTCGACCGCTACGAGTGGATGTACGCGCCGCTCATCGGCCCCGACTTCCGCGCCACGTTCCGCGAGCACGCGGCCTTCATTCACGCCGTGGCGAAGGGCGACGGCGCGGCGTGCGAGCGCGCGGTGCGCGCGAACTGGTTCAGCGGGGGCGAGCGGCTCGCGCGCGCGCTGGAGCGGGATCCGGCAGTGTCGTGATGCCCGCTTCGGGTCGCGCGGCACGCACGGGTGGACTCACTGAACCGCCTAACGCGCTCGGATCCTACGGATGACCGGTCCCGTCTCGTTCACCGAGCGCACCGTCGCCGGCGTGCCGCTGCTGCTCGCCGCGCCCGATGACGTCGCCGCACCGCCGCTCGTGCTGTGGCATCACGGCTTCTCGGCGGCGAAGGAATCGCATCGCGCGGAGCTGGCCCGCGTTGCGGCGCTGGGCTTCCGCGCCGCCGGCGTCGACGCGGTGGGGCACGGCGCGCGGCGGTTCGCCGACTGGGACGCGCGGCTCGCCGCGGCGCGCGCGGGGCCGCCGGGGAGCGTGTTCCGCTTCATGCTGTCGATCGCCGCCGCGACGGCGGACGAGACGCCGGCGCTCGTCGCGGCGCTCGCGGCCGAGGGGCTCGCCGACCCCGCCCGTGTGTCGCTCGTCGGCATCTCGCTCGGCGGCTACGTCGCGTATCGCGCCGTGCTCCGCATGCCGACGCTGCGCGCCGTCGTCGCGCTGCTCGGCTCCCCGGTGTGGCCCGACGACATGGAGAGCCCACACCGTCGCCCCGACGCGTTCCGCGACGTCGCGCTGCTCTCGGTCACCGCGGAGCGCGACGCGAGCGTGCCGCCGGAGGAGGCGCGTCGGTTCCATGACACGCTGCCCGACACGATGCGCGCACGCTACGTCGAGCTGGCGGGCGCCGAGCATCTCGTGTCCGGCGAGGACTGGGCGCGCATGATGGACGAGACGATGGGGTGGCTGCGCACACTCTGGCGCCCGCCCGTGCCACGCGCCAAGTATTCCGGGTGCGCTCCGCCGTCCTCCTGCTTCTGACACTCGTGACGCCCGCCGGCGCGCAGTCGATCGGCGTGGGGGCCGGGCCGTACAGCGACCCGACGCACAAGGTCAGCGGCAGCGGTCGCATGCCGGCAGGGTGGGCGATGCGCTTCGATCCGATCGTCGCGCGCGCCGGACGCCCCGCGCCCGCGCCGCCACGCGCGACCGACGTCGACGTGCAGGCCGTCGCGGGCGGGGTGCGCGTGCGCTCCGGACCGGCCGCGATCTACTGGCGCGCGAGCGACGTCGCGAGCGGGCGGTTCACCGTATCGGCGACGTTCACGCAGACGCGCGGCATGGCGCACGAGGCGTACGGGCTGCTCGTCGGCGGCGCGCATCTCGACGATGGACGCGAGCGGTACCTGTACTTCGTCGTCCGTCCGCAGGACGGCGGCATCCTCGTGAGCCGGCGCACGTCCGACGCGCGCCCGACGGCGCTCGTGCCGTGGACCGTGCACCCCGCGGTGCACCGCGAGCGCGCGGGCGACGGCGCGGCGACGAACCGCCTCGCGGTGCGCGTCGACGTCGACTCGGTGTGGTTCGTCGCGAACGACCGCGTGGTGCGCGCGCTCGCCCGCGCCGACCTCCGCATCCCGACCGACGGCGTCGTCGGCGTGCGCGTGAACCACAACCTCGACCTCCTCGTCACGGATCTGCGGGTGGACCGCGCGGCCGGGCGCATTCGTTAGGCACGTGCCCCCGCGTCCGCTCACTCGCCTGCGCAAGCTCGCGCTCGCGCTGCCCGAGGCCCACGAGGTGGAGGCATGGGGCGAGCCCACGTTCCGCGTGCGCAACAAGCTGTTCGCGATGCACGCGTCGGTCGGCACGCACCACACGCAGGGGCGCGAGGCGGTGTGGGTGAAGGCGTCGCCCGAGAACCAGGACCTCATGATCCACGCCTATCCCCACCGGTTCTTCCGACCGCCGTACGTCGGGACGAGCGGCTGGGTGGGCGTGTACCTCGACGGCGCGGTCGACTGGGAGGAACTCGGCGAGCTGCTGCGCGACGCGTGGCGGATGACGGCGCCGAAGCGGTTGATCAGGGCGCACGAAGAGTGAGCCCGATAGCCGTCGCCTAACGGTCCTGGGAAAAGCACAGCCCTGGGGATCCGACGGCGACCGAAAGGATCCTGGGATAGGCTCGCGGCTCGAGCCTCCAGCCTATCCCGAGATCCCACCGGATCGCCCTTGGATCCCCAGGGCAGTTGCCCTCGCCTCACCCCGCATCGCCGCTGGCGCTCCCCCGCATCGCCCGCCACGTTTGGAACGTGCCAACGACCAGCCCCCGCCCTCACGAGACGATGCGCACGCTCGCCGCCGCCGCCCTGCTCCTCACAGCATCGACCGCCGCCGCCCAGCAGTCGCCGGCGCCCTACCAGAATCCCAACCTGCCGTTCGAGCAGCGCGCCGCCGATCTCGTGTCGCGCATGACGCTCGACGAGAAGGTGCAGCAGATGAAGGACGTCGCGCCGGCGATCCCGCGACTCGGCGTGCCGGAGTACAACTGGTGGAACGAGGCGCTGCACGGCGTCGCGCGGTCGGGGCTCGCGACGGTGTTCCCGCAGGCGATCGGCTTCGCCGCGACGTGGGACGACCCGCTCGTCTTCCGCATGGCGACCGTCATCTCCGACGAGGCGCGCGCGAAGCACCACGAGTACCTGCGCCACGACAGCCACGCGCGCTACCAGGGCCTCACGATCTGGTCGCCGAACATCAACCTGTTCCGCGACCCGCGGTGGGGACGCGGACAGGAGACGTACGGCGAGGACCCGTGGCTCACCGGCCACCTCGCGGTGCAGTTCATCAAGGGACTCCAGGGCGACGACCCGACATACCTGAAGACCGTCGCCACCGTGAAGCACTTCGCCGTGCACTCGGGGCCCGAGCCGGAGCGCCACGAGTTCGACGCCGTGGTGAGCGAGCGCGACCTGCGCGAGACGTACCTGCCGCACTTCGAGATGGGGATCCGGGACGGCGGCGCGTACTCGCTGATGTGCGCGTACAACGCGATCTACGGCCACTCGGCGTGCGCGAGCGACCTGCTGCTGAAGGACGTGCTGCGCGGCGAGTGGAAGTTCCCCGGCTACGTCGTCTCCGACTGCGGCGCGATCGACGACATCTATCTCCGGCACAAGGACGTCAGCACCGCACCCGCCGCCGCGGCGCTCGCCGTGAAGACGGGCACGGACCTCGACTGCGGTCGCGTGTACCCGAACCTCGCGCAGGCGGTGCAGCAGGGGCTCATCACCGAGCGCGAGATCGACGTCTCGCTTCGACGACTGTTCCTCGCCCGCATGAAGCTCGGCATGTTCGATCCGCCGGCGCGCGTGAAGTGGGCGCAGATCCCGTACTCCACGGTCGACTCGCCGGAGCACCGCGCGCTCGCCCGGCAGGTGGCGCGCGAGTCGATGGTGCTGCTGAAGAACGACCGCAACACACTGCCGCTGCGCAAGGACCTCGGCACGATCGCCGTCATCGGGCCGAACGCCGACAACTGGCGCATGCTGCTCGGCAACTACAACGGCATCCCGAAGGATCCGGTCACGCCGCTGCGCGGGATCCGCGAGGCCGTCGCGAAGTCGACGCGCGTGCTCACCGCGCGCGGCTCCGACCTCGCCGAGGGATTCCCGGTGCTCGGCGTCGTGCCATCGACGGCGCTGTCGGCGGACGGGCGGCCGGGGCTGCGGGCCGAGTACTTCGCCGGGCGTGCGATGACGGGCGCGCCGGCGGAGACGGCGACCGACACGACGCTCGACGTGAACTGGCACGAGGCCGCGCCGCGGGCGGGGATGAACCCCGACGACTTCGGCGTGCGGTGGACCGCGACGCTGACGCCGCCGAAGAGCGGCACGTATCGGCTCGGCCTCATCGGGACGATGAAGTTCACGCTCGCGCTCGACGACAGCGTGATCGTGCGCTCGGTCTATCCGTCGCGCGACGGCGAGTTCCCCGACCCGCGGCTCGTGCAGTCGCCGCCCGTCACGCTCGAGGGTGGGCGCACGTACCGGCTGCGCGTCGACGCGCAGGAGTCGTACGGCGAGGCGGAGATGCAGCTCGTCTGGTCGCCGCCGGGCGAGACGCTGGCCGAGGAAGCGTTAGGCGTCGCCCGCCAGGCCGACGCGGTCGTGCTGTTCCTCGGCCTCACGGCGAACCTGGAGGGCGAGGAGATGCGCGTGCAGATCCCCGGCTTCCGCGGCGGCGACCGCACGACGCTCGACCTGCCGGCGCCGCAGCAGCGGCTGCTCGAGCAGGTGACGGCGTTAGGCAAGCCGACGGTGCTCGTGCTGCTGAACGGATCCGCGCTCGCCGTGAACTGGGCGCAGGCGAACGTCCCCGCGATCGTCGAGGCGTGGTACCCCGGACAGGCGGGCGGCCAGGCGATCGCCGACGTGCTGTTCGGCGACTACAACCCGGGCGGCCGACTGCCCGTCACGTTCTACAAGGACACGACCGACCTGCCGCCGTTCACGAGCTACGCGATGCAGGGGCGCACGTATCGCTTCTTCAAGGGGACGCCGCTCTTTCCCTTCGGCTACGGATTGAGCTACACGACGTTCGCGTACAGGAACCTCCGCACGAGCGCGCCGTCGCTGGCGAGCGACGGCACGGTGACGGTGAGCGTCGACGTGACCAACACCGGCCGCCGAGCGGGGGACGAGGTCGTGCAGCTGTACGTGCGCCACGCCGGCTCGAAGGTGGAGCGGCCGATCAAGGATCTGCGCGGCTACCGGCGCGTGTCGCTGAAGCCGGGGGAGACGCGCACGGTGTCGTTCCCGCTCGCCGCGCGGTCGCTCGCCTACTGGAACACCGAGCGGCACGCATGGGCGGTGGAGAGCGAGCCGGTGGAGCTGCAGGTGGGCGGGAGCTCCGCCGACGTGCGCGTGACCCGGACGCTCGCGGTGCGCGGCCCGACGCGATGACGGCTCGCGCGGGGGTTCTGCGCAAGGCGCGGTGAGCGCGCCGTCGACACCCCGGCGGTGCGCGCTTCACGCCGCGCCCCGGGATCCTCGATGCGCCCCTCCACCGCTCGTACCGCCCGCGCCGTGCTGCTCACCTGTGGACTCGCCGCGTGCGGCGGCGGGGGCAGCGACGGCGGCGTCACGCCGCCGC
This DNA window, taken from Gemmatirosa kalamazoonensis, encodes the following:
- a CDS encoding S41 family peptidase, with product MRRAALIAAGLLVGAPLAAQATAGGPVRARSAYEDLQMFSQVLNQIRVNHPDSLDTHELLVAAIEGMVRAADPHSFVIPAVRLVPGKEEQLRAGKLVPVPVDFTFVGGAPVVASVAAGTAASRLDILPGDELVSIDGQHVLAESSEELAIALAGAKESEVALGIERRRQDGSLVRLERRVRRERSGEATAVPVAVLLDSTTGYVRVTTFMNERVAEDLHDALGRLEKQGMTRLVLDLRDNGGGSVAEAAHVAGEFLPNGAIVYTAEGRKAETTDTGRVSRSFWRSERRYPIVVMVNGGTASASELVAGALQDHDRALVVGRPSFGKSLLMRGFPLSDGSIIELVVGRVRTPCGRVVQREYRTISRHEYYRLASADRDTAGRPSCRTDAGRVVYGGGGVYPDVPLDPAPDVPAWATRVAEQSLVLAWVGGYVEAHATALASLDAFLHVTPSLPAEAIADFRAFAAKQGVAIPTDTAADARLQRALVRAVAAARWGEAGWYRADAQLDPQIGAAVRAFGQAAALAR
- a CDS encoding DUF1206 domain-containing protein — protein: MPVTSQASAAAAPWVERLARVGYAAKAVLYATVGLLAARAALGDGGRTTDQRGAMAAVVAAPFGRALLAVIALGLLGHAIWRVIEAIADPEGHGSDAKGIAVRASFVARAVVHGALAVSAARIALRNGGSSDGGGGKAEGWTARALDLPAGEALVWAAAAALIGYGAWQIWRAAAAKLSKQLDLGRMSAEAGRWVIGVSRVGIAARGIVFGAIGLLLTRAALHHSPGEAGGIGDALREVARLGRLPLAAIALGLVAYGVYELLNARYRRIRAR
- a CDS encoding S41 family peptidase, producing the protein MHRSIRLRLLLAVAIAPAARAQAPMAAAPTVDAPTRRDVVDSIGDRLRRYYADADTGRLIAEHLERRAKAGAFDTLTNALRFADVLTRELQVVNGDRHLYVRYAPDDPGMRPGPEGIRMLARAGGGGREPSPAAIESARRAHWALGRLDVLPGNVGYMDVRGFASGPGVDDAIVNALRYLDGTDAMIIDLRRNGGGSAESVNMLLSHFTTADTVASLRVSNRSGQEAFTRYTLARVPGPRRPDVPLFVLTSGVTASAGEDFAFVAKNLGRAKLVGAVTAGAGRNNAQLDVGHGFGASISFSRVQDPRTGKEWERVGVQPDVAVDATRALDVAHAMALAAIAEREPAPPRKQLLALLREAVLAQSEPRAVSPELLASYAGTYASGRIVTLDAGRLLWSPRPGALPEPLVPLSDSTFAQGALRIAFERDAGRVARLRLTSPGDVVTFARVP
- a CDS encoding GntR family transcriptional regulator, producing MPTTATATLSAPDSDAAHADAYRRLRALIVRGRLAPAARVSEAELAGRFGISRTPARAAMHRLLAEGLLSRAGGGARPRVAVPPVSASDALELYRAAGALEGIAARNVATLAPAARRALAAELRRRERAFREATRRRPLDYDLLFECHDAVHDALLDACAGPATRALLDTVRPRLDRYEWMYAPLIGPDFRATFREHAAFIHAVAKGDGAACERAVRANWFSGGERLARALERDPAVS
- a CDS encoding alpha/beta hydrolase family protein is translated as MTGPVSFTERTVAGVPLLLAAPDDVAAPPLVLWHHGFSAAKESHRAELARVAALGFRAAGVDAVGHGARRFADWDARLAAARAGPPGSVFRFMLSIAAATADETPALVAALAAEGLADPARVSLVGISLGGYVAYRAVLRMPTLRAVVALLGSPVWPDDMESPHRRPDAFRDVALLSVTAERDASVPPEEARRFHDTLPDTMRARYVELAGAEHLVSGEDWARMMDETMGWLRTLWRPPVPRAKYSGCAPPSSCF
- a CDS encoding MmcQ/YjbR family DNA-binding protein, producing MPPRPLTRLRKLALALPEAHEVEAWGEPTFRVRNKLFAMHASVGTHHTQGREAVWVKASPENQDLMIHAYPHRFFRPPYVGTSGWVGVYLDGAVDWEELGELLRDAWRMTAPKRLIRAHEE
- a CDS encoding glycoside hydrolase family 3 C-terminal domain-containing protein, with translation MRTLAAAALLLTASTAAAQQSPAPYQNPNLPFEQRAADLVSRMTLDEKVQQMKDVAPAIPRLGVPEYNWWNEALHGVARSGLATVFPQAIGFAATWDDPLVFRMATVISDEARAKHHEYLRHDSHARYQGLTIWSPNINLFRDPRWGRGQETYGEDPWLTGHLAVQFIKGLQGDDPTYLKTVATVKHFAVHSGPEPERHEFDAVVSERDLRETYLPHFEMGIRDGGAYSLMCAYNAIYGHSACASDLLLKDVLRGEWKFPGYVVSDCGAIDDIYLRHKDVSTAPAAAALAVKTGTDLDCGRVYPNLAQAVQQGLITEREIDVSLRRLFLARMKLGMFDPPARVKWAQIPYSTVDSPEHRALARQVARESMVLLKNDRNTLPLRKDLGTIAVIGPNADNWRMLLGNYNGIPKDPVTPLRGIREAVAKSTRVLTARGSDLAEGFPVLGVVPSTALSADGRPGLRAEYFAGRAMTGAPAETATDTTLDVNWHEAAPRAGMNPDDFGVRWTATLTPPKSGTYRLGLIGTMKFTLALDDSVIVRSVYPSRDGEFPDPRLVQSPPVTLEGGRTYRLRVDAQESYGEAEMQLVWSPPGETLAEEALGVARQADAVVLFLGLTANLEGEEMRVQIPGFRGGDRTTLDLPAPQQRLLEQVTALGKPTVLVLLNGSALAVNWAQANVPAIVEAWYPGQAGGQAIADVLFGDYNPGGRLPVTFYKDTTDLPPFTSYAMQGRTYRFFKGTPLFPFGYGLSYTTFAYRNLRTSAPSLASDGTVTVSVDVTNTGRRAGDEVVQLYVRHAGSKVERPIKDLRGYRRVSLKPGETRTVSFPLAARSLAYWNTERHAWAVESEPVELQVGGSSADVRVTRTLAVRGPTR